The Penaeus chinensis breed Huanghai No. 1 chromosome 36, ASM1920278v2, whole genome shotgun sequence genome includes a region encoding these proteins:
- the LOC125044742 gene encoding uncharacterized protein LOC125044742 isoform X1, translating into MSSQRYTKALLSGASAIRKVARQQVRHNSQVCMHSRSLSLAAAARNQLAVLEAPLPGTGVVAAVTGDKSLRVKFSDGSAREVPYTWLRDNCRCHACSGSLASGNLHNEVYPEIIQSNEFGVVVDWSDGHISKYSGLWLHDHTLMSPPRTLNRILHAV; encoded by the exons ATGTCTTCTCAAAGATATACAAAAGCCTTACTGTCTGGTGCTTCCGCTATTAGAAAGGTTGCTCGTCAGCAG GTGCGACACAACAGTCAGGTTTGCATGCACAGCCGTAGCCTGAGCTTGGCTGCAGCAGCTAGGAATCAGCTGGCCGTCCTAGAAGCCCCTCTGCCCG gCACCGGCGTGGTAGCAGCTGTCACCGGAGACAAGTCACTGCGAGTGAAGTTCAGTGACGGCAGTGCCAGAGAGGTCCCGTACACGTGGCTACGAGACAACTGCCGGTGCCATGCTTGTTCTGGCAGTCTCGCCTCGGGCAACTTGCACAACGAAGTTTACCCTGAGATTATCCAG aGCAACGAGTTCGGGGTGGTGGTGGACTGGAGCGACGGCCACATCAGCAAGTATTCCGGCCTGTGGCTCCATGACCACACTCTCATGTCTCCTCCACGAACGCTCAACCGCATCCTTCACGCGGTGTGA
- the LOC125044742 gene encoding gamma-butyrobetaine dioxygenase-like isoform X2, with protein MHSRSLSLAAAARNQLAVLEAPLPGTGVVAAVTGDKSLRVKFSDGSAREVPYTWLRDNCRCHACSGSLASGNLHNEVYPEIIQSNEFGVVVDWSDGHISKYSGLWLHDHTLMSPPRTLNRILHAV; from the exons ATGCACAGCCGTAGCCTGAGCTTGGCTGCAGCAGCTAGGAATCAGCTGGCCGTCCTAGAAGCCCCTCTGCCCG gCACCGGCGTGGTAGCAGCTGTCACCGGAGACAAGTCACTGCGAGTGAAGTTCAGTGACGGCAGTGCCAGAGAGGTCCCGTACACGTGGCTACGAGACAACTGCCGGTGCCATGCTTGTTCTGGCAGTCTCGCCTCGGGCAACTTGCACAACGAAGTTTACCCTGAGATTATCCAG aGCAACGAGTTCGGGGTGGTGGTGGACTGGAGCGACGGCCACATCAGCAAGTATTCCGGCCTGTGGCTCCATGACCACACTCTCATGTCTCCTCCACGAACGCTCAACCGCATCCTTCACGCGGTGTGA
- the LOC125044987 gene encoding trimethyllysine dioxygenase, mitochondrial-like gives MSLQKCSRALLLGATVLRSVSCQQIRRKSQICTHARSLNLAAAAKTLLEPPPTGTAVVGTVAGTNTLRVGFSDGSAKEIPYTWLRGNCRCHRCLRGDTEGRLASGEQSTEVHPEIVQSNVHGIVVDWSDGHISKYPGQWLYDKATSSADQPVLRQQQVYAV, from the exons ATGTCGCTCCAGAAATGTTCCCGCGCATTGTTGTTAGGTGCTACCGTCCTAAGGAGTGTTTCTTGTCAACAg ATTCGACGAAAGAGCCAGatctgcacgcacgcacgcagcctGAACCTCGCAGCCGCGGCCAAAACTCTGCTAGAACCACCACCTACAG GTACAGCCGTGGTTGGCACTGTCGCGGGTACAAATACACTGCGAGTTGGGTTCAGTGACGGCAGTGCCAAAGAGATCCCTTACACCTGGCTCCGGGGTAACTGTAGGTGCCACAGATGTCTTCGTGGGGACACCGAGGGACGTCTGGCCTCAGGGGAACAAAGCACAGAGGTTCATCCGGAGATTGTTCAG AGCAACGTGCACGGGATAGTGGTGGACTGGAGCGACGGACACATCAGCAAGTACCCCGGCCAGTGGCTCTACGACAAAGCAACTTCTTCCGCTGATCAGCCGGTGCTTCGTCAGCAGCAAGTCTACGCTGTGTGA